ATAGTTTTGGGTCCGCTTCGGTCATTGCGCATACGATCCATCAAAAATATACTTTAAAAGTGCCGAACTATCGCCAAGAAGAGGATTGGCAAAATATGGACTTACCCATTACCCGTAAAGAAATAACCAATTGGCAGATACTCGTGTGCCAATATTATTTAAGTTTTCTTTATACACTATTAATGGATCTTTTGGTGCAACAACCCATCTTACATGCGGATGAAACACCTTTTCGTGTGCTAGATAGTAAGACAGAAAAAACGTATTATTGGGTCTTACTGTCTGAAAAAGATCATCCGCAAGGAATCACCTTCTACCACCATGACCCAAGTCGCGGTGCCCACGTTATAAAGGAGCTATTAGGTGATTATAAAGGCTATTTACATTGCGATATGTATCAAGGTTATCAACAACTTCCATACGTGAAAAGCGTAGGCTGTTGGGCGCATGTAAGACGTAAGTTTTTCGAGGCAAACCCTAAAAAGGGTGTTAAAGGTCTAGCTAAAGTGGGATTAGATTACTGTGATCGACTCTTTCATTTAGAAGATAAATGGGCTGACCTATCGCCTGAAGAACGTTGTCAACAGCGTCAAGAGAAAATGTTACCTGTGATGGATGAATTCTTTAATTGGTGCCGCAACCAACGTCCACTTAAGGGATCAAAGCTTCAAAAAGCCATCGATTATGCTTTAAATCATGAAGTGGACTTTCGCACGGTGTTAGAGGATGGGCGACTAGTGTTGTCGAACAATCTGGCAGAACGAGCGATTAAGGCTCTCGTCATGGGGAGAAAGAATTGGTTGTTTTCGAAAAGTTTTGAGGGCGCGAAATCCAATGCGATCATCATGACAATTCTTGAGACAGCTAAGCGACATCACTTAAACACTGAGCGCTATATGGCCTATTTATTAGAGCAATTACCGAATGAACCCTTATTCGAAAAA
The genomic region above belongs to Aerococcaceae bacterium zg-1292 and contains:
- a CDS encoding IS66 family transposase; this translates as MSNDQLSIAFLLEIAESFSAENEALKADKEALIAENEALKADKEALIAENEALKAEKEALKADKEALIAENEALKAEKEASRLAYENELTLLREQLQSLKQFIFGRSSEKTAVAVDESGEQLSLFDLDKDNDAALPQEEKEEETITYKRRKPKTKGKRQAVLDQLESVDIHHELEGDACVCEACQSQLTEIGTSCYRRETVFIPAQLKCYNHIQHAYKCTHCSQQQATDVIVKAPVPKAPIEHSFGSASVIAHTIHQKYTLKVPNYRQEEDWQNMDLPITRKEITNWQILVCQYYLSFLYTLLMDLLVQQPILHADETPFRVLDSKTEKTYYWVLLSEKDHPQGITFYHHDPSRGAHVIKELLGDYKGYLHCDMYQGYQQLPYVKSVGCWAHVRRKFFEANPKKGVKGLAKVGLDYCDRLFHLEDKWADLSPEERCQQRQEKMLPVMDEFFNWCRNQRPLKGSKLQKAIDYALNHEVDFRTVLEDGRLVLSNNLAERAIKALVMGRKNWLFSKSFEGAKSNAIIMTILETAKRHHLNTERYMAYLLEQLPNEPLFEKNGVLEAYLPWNENIQKLFRVSEAK